One stretch of Flavobacterium sp. 9 DNA includes these proteins:
- a CDS encoding nucleotide pyrophosphohydrolase, protein MDLKNAQLDVDIWIKEHGVRYFNELTNMAQLTEEVGEVARIIARRYGEQSEKESDKNKDLGEELADVVFVVLCLANQTGIDLQAAFDKKMDLKSVRDKDRHKNNDKLK, encoded by the coding sequence ATGGATTTGAAAAATGCACAACTTGATGTTGATATCTGGATAAAAGAACACGGAGTTCGCTATTTTAACGAATTGACCAATATGGCACAACTTACAGAAGAAGTTGGCGAAGTTGCCAGAATTATTGCACGCAGATATGGCGAACAATCTGAGAAAGAAAGTGATAAAAATAAAGATTTAGGAGAAGAATTGGCTGATGTTGTTTTTGTAGTATTATGTCTTGCCAACCAAACAGGAATTGATTTACAAGCTGCTTTTGATAAAAAAATGGATTTAAAATCGGTTAGAGATAAAGACCGTCATAAAAACAACGATAAATTAAAATAA